One region of Streptomyces davaonensis JCM 4913 genomic DNA includes:
- a CDS encoding RNA polymerase sigma factor produces MDGRKWRSVIAAAQAGDRRALDELMAGWLPLVYNVVGRALNGHADVDDVVQETMLRAVDNLGSLRDPDSFRSWLVAIAMRQIRDRARRRQTSPLDETAAEQDFAELTVLRLGLEGQRREVAEAVPWLDAEDRQLLSLWWLEVAGELTRRELAAAAGISRQHAAVRVQRVKERLETARGIVRALDGACPELREVTARWDGRPDSVWRKRLARHIRGCGYCGDPRETVVPAERLLVGLALVPLPVGFTLSLALGGKSAAAAASVGWSAKVLGVLTQPVVAVTAGATIVAGGAYVVTQPSGEPPSRAAAPTTSAAATRSPSPTPTAAPSSSAPSMTQQKVRLYGSVVDAVDQAPDPGADPGALPRRPESGLSSTWGAKAVMQHRGESVTLSGRGYVLVRWQIAPHDRPGGLAMPTWTGLKGRLFHVASGGGRRMDDVIGDGSDRGYVTGMGGPDIGYTVLPDGTQQMWQNEYFYVDGTVTLHLNERGASYGLTVMRTDWAAVDKDVHYGPAQGALRYGLVRDTGDDTAPVPQYVTRATPADPATVALRSRV; encoded by the coding sequence GTGGACGGCAGGAAGTGGCGCTCCGTCATCGCGGCGGCGCAGGCCGGGGACCGGCGTGCGCTCGACGAGTTGATGGCCGGGTGGCTTCCGCTGGTCTACAACGTCGTCGGACGGGCCCTCAACGGGCACGCGGATGTGGACGACGTCGTGCAGGAGACCATGCTGCGGGCCGTCGACAACCTGGGCTCGCTGCGGGATCCGGACAGCTTCCGGTCCTGGCTGGTCGCCATCGCCATGCGGCAGATACGGGACCGGGCGCGCCGCAGGCAGACCTCGCCGCTCGACGAGACGGCCGCTGAACAGGACTTCGCCGAACTGACCGTGCTGCGGCTGGGGCTCGAGGGGCAGCGGCGGGAGGTCGCGGAAGCCGTGCCCTGGCTCGATGCCGAGGACCGGCAGTTGCTGTCCCTGTGGTGGCTGGAGGTCGCCGGCGAGCTGACCCGGCGCGAGCTGGCCGCCGCGGCCGGGATCAGTCGGCAGCACGCCGCGGTACGGGTCCAGCGGGTGAAGGAACGGCTGGAGACCGCGCGGGGCATCGTGCGTGCGCTGGACGGAGCCTGTCCCGAACTGCGGGAGGTCACCGCCCGTTGGGACGGCCGCCCGGACTCCGTCTGGCGCAAGCGGCTGGCCCGGCACATCAGGGGGTGCGGCTACTGCGGCGACCCGCGCGAGACCGTCGTACCGGCCGAACGGCTGCTCGTCGGACTCGCCCTCGTGCCGCTTCCGGTCGGGTTCACGCTCTCCCTCGCCCTCGGCGGCAAGTCGGCCGCCGCGGCCGCCTCCGTCGGCTGGTCCGCCAAGGTGCTGGGCGTGCTCACCCAGCCCGTCGTCGCCGTCACCGCCGGCGCCACCATCGTCGCGGGCGGCGCCTACGTCGTCACCCAGCCCTCCGGCGAGCCGCCCTCGCGGGCCGCCGCACCCACCACGTCGGCCGCAGCCACCCGCTCACCGTCGCCCACGCCGACCGCCGCACCGTCGTCCTCGGCGCCCTCGATGACCCAGCAGAAGGTGCGGTTGTACGGGTCGGTCGTCGACGCCGTCGACCAGGCGCCCGATCCCGGCGCCGACCCGGGTGCCCTGCCGCGGCGGCCCGAGTCCGGGCTCAGCAGTACCTGGGGTGCGAAGGCCGTCATGCAGCACCGGGGGGAGAGCGTGACGCTCAGCGGGCGCGGCTATGTGCTCGTGCGCTGGCAGATCGCCCCGCACGACCGGCCCGGCGGGCTGGCCATGCCGACCTGGACCGGGCTGAAGGGCAGGCTGTTCCATGTCGCGTCGGGCGGTGGGCGCCGGATGGACGACGTGATCGGCGACGGCTCGGACCGCGGATACGTCACCGGCATGGGCGGCCCGGACATCGGGTACACCGTGCTGCCCGACGGCACCCAGCAGATGTGGCAGAACGAGTACTTCTACGTCGACGGCACCGTCACCCTCCACCTGAACGAACGCGGCGCGTCCTACGGACTGACCGTCATGCGCACGGACTGGGCCGCGGTGGACAAGGACGTCCACTACGGCCCGGCCCAGGGCGCCCTGCGCTACGGACTGGTCCGCGACACCGGCGACGACACCGCGCCCGTACCGCAGTACGTCACGCGCGCGACGCCCGCCGATCCGGCGACGGTGGCGCTGCGTTCGCGGGTGTGA
- a CDS encoding ABC transporter substrate-binding protein yields the protein MLPTSPNSSRTSRRSLLFALGGAALAGCGVPAAYVRPGDRAGADLSASDHRLTWANWPLYIDVDDADETKRPTLEAFEKRTGISVDYVEEINDNDEFFGKISPSLMNRQQTDRDLIVISDWMCARFVRLGWVQEMDRTRQPHVTRYLDPLLRSPAFDPGRRFTVPWQSGITGIAYNRRRLGREVRQVSDLWADDLKGRVTLLSGLDEAFALLMQGNGVDITRWTADDFHTVCEQVERRVDSGHIRRFTGNDYIKDLSSGDVLACQAYSGDVIQLQVDDPDIEFVVPEEGAELWSESLMVPNLARHKTSAERLIDYYYEPEVAADLAAWVNYVCPVPAAQDVLASSKDKETASLAEDPLIFPDSAMRERLSTARDITSEERVDFGKRWNEIVGL from the coding sequence ATGCTGCCGACCTCGCCGAACTCCTCGCGTACTTCCCGTCGTTCCCTGCTGTTCGCGCTCGGTGGTGCCGCGCTCGCGGGGTGCGGGGTGCCCGCCGCCTATGTGCGGCCCGGGGACCGGGCCGGGGCCGATCTGTCCGCCTCGGACCACCGGCTGACCTGGGCGAACTGGCCGCTGTACATCGACGTCGACGACGCGGACGAGACGAAGCGGCCCACGCTGGAGGCGTTCGAGAAGCGCACCGGGATCTCCGTGGACTACGTCGAGGAGATCAACGACAACGACGAGTTCTTCGGCAAGATCAGCCCCTCGCTGATGAACCGTCAGCAGACGGACCGCGATCTCATCGTCATCAGCGACTGGATGTGCGCGCGCTTCGTCCGGCTGGGCTGGGTCCAGGAGATGGACCGGACGCGCCAGCCCCATGTGACGCGGTATCTGGACCCGTTGCTGCGCTCGCCGGCCTTCGACCCCGGCCGTAGGTTCACGGTGCCGTGGCAGTCGGGCATCACCGGGATCGCGTACAACCGCCGCCGTCTCGGCCGCGAGGTCCGCCAGGTCTCCGATCTCTGGGCGGACGACCTCAAGGGCCGCGTCACGCTTCTCTCCGGTCTCGACGAGGCGTTCGCGCTGCTGATGCAGGGCAACGGCGTCGACATCACCCGATGGACCGCGGACGACTTCCACACCGTGTGCGAGCAGGTCGAGCGGCGGGTGGACAGCGGTCACATCCGCCGCTTCACCGGCAACGACTACATCAAGGACCTCTCCAGCGGTGACGTCCTCGCCTGCCAGGCGTACTCCGGCGACGTCATTCAGCTCCAGGTCGACGACCCCGACATCGAGTTCGTCGTCCCCGAGGAGGGCGCCGAACTCTGGTCCGAGTCCCTGATGGTCCCCAACCTCGCCCGCCACAAGACGAGCGCCGAGCGCCTGATCGATTACTACTACGAGCCCGAGGTGGCGGCGGATCTGGCCGCCTGGGTGAACTACGTCTGCCCGGTCCCGGCCGCCCAGGACGTCCTCGCCTCGTCGAAGGACAAGGAGACCGCGTCCCTGGCCGAGGACCCCCTCATCTTCCCGGACTCGGCGATGCGCGAACGCCTGTCCACCGCCCGGGACATCACCTCCGAGGAACGGGTGGACTTCGGGAAGCGGTGGAACGAGATCGTGGGGTTGTAG
- a CDS encoding gamma-aminobutyraldehyde dehydrogenase gives MSTELRRLRNYIDGEFRDAADGRTTEVVNPATGEAYATAPLSGQADVDAAMEAAARAFPAWRDTTPAERQKALLKIADAFEERAEDLIAAEVENTGKPIGLTRSEEIPPMVDQIRFFAGAARMLEGRSAGEYMEGMTSIVRREPVGVCAQVAPWNYPMMMAVWKFAPAIAAGNTVVLKPSDTTPASTVLIADIIGSILPKGVFNVITGDRDTGRLMVEHPTPAMASITGSVRAGMSVAESASKDLKRVHLELGGKAPVVVFEDTDIAKAVEDISVAGFFNAGQDCTAATRVLVQESIHDEFVAALAKAAAETKTGQPDDEDVLFGPLNNPNQLKQVSGFIERLPAHAKVEAGGQRVGDKGYFYAPTVVSGLKQDDEIIQNEVFGPVITVQSFSDEAQAVEWANGVDYALASSVWTKDHARAMRMSKTLDFGCVWINTHIPLVAEMPHGGFKKSGYGKDLSGYGFDDYTRIKHVMTSLDG, from the coding sequence GTGAGCACCGAGCTGCGTCGTCTGCGCAACTACATCGACGGTGAGTTCCGGGACGCCGCCGACGGACGGACCACCGAGGTGGTCAACCCCGCGACGGGCGAGGCGTACGCGACCGCGCCGCTGTCCGGGCAGGCGGACGTCGACGCCGCCATGGAGGCCGCCGCCCGCGCCTTCCCCGCCTGGCGCGACACAACCCCCGCCGAGCGCCAGAAGGCCCTGCTGAAGATCGCGGACGCGTTCGAGGAGCGCGCCGAGGACCTGATCGCGGCCGAGGTGGAGAACACCGGCAAGCCGATCGGGCTCACGCGGTCCGAGGAGATCCCGCCGATGGTGGACCAGATCCGGTTCTTCGCCGGCGCCGCCCGGATGCTGGAGGGCCGCTCCGCCGGTGAGTACATGGAGGGGATGACCTCCATCGTCCGCCGCGAGCCGGTCGGCGTCTGCGCGCAGGTCGCGCCCTGGAACTACCCGATGATGATGGCCGTATGGAAGTTCGCGCCGGCCATCGCCGCGGGCAACACCGTCGTGCTCAAGCCTTCGGACACCACCCCGGCGTCCACCGTCCTGATCGCCGACATCATCGGCTCGATCCTGCCCAAGGGCGTCTTCAACGTCATCACCGGCGACCGTGACACCGGCCGCCTGATGGTGGAGCACCCGACCCCGGCGATGGCCTCCATCACCGGTTCGGTCCGCGCGGGCATGTCGGTCGCCGAGTCGGCGTCCAAGGACCTCAAGCGGGTCCACCTGGAGCTGGGCGGCAAGGCGCCGGTCGTCGTCTTCGAGGACACCGACATCGCCAAGGCCGTCGAGGACATCTCGGTCGCGGGCTTCTTCAACGCCGGCCAGGACTGCACGGCGGCCACCCGCGTCCTCGTCCAGGAGTCCATCCACGACGAGTTCGTCGCCGCGCTCGCCAAGGCCGCCGCCGAGACGAAGACGGGTCAGCCGGACGACGAGGACGTGCTCTTCGGCCCGCTGAACAACCCCAACCAGCTCAAGCAGGTCTCCGGCTTCATCGAGCGGCTGCCCGCGCACGCCAAGGTCGAGGCGGGCGGCCAGCGCGTCGGCGACAAGGGCTACTTCTACGCCCCGACCGTCGTCTCCGGTCTGAAGCAGGACGACGAGATCATCCAGAACGAGGTCTTCGGGCCGGTCATCACCGTCCAGTCCTTCTCGGACGAGGCGCAGGCCGTCGAGTGGGCCAACGGCGTGGACTACGCCCTCGCCTCCTCGGTGTGGACCAAGGACCACGCCCGCGCGATGCGGATGTCCAAGACGCTGGACTTCGGCTGCGTCTGGATCAACACCCACATCCCGCTGGTCGCGGAGATGCCGCACGGCGGCTTCAAGAAGTCCGGCTACGGCAAGGACCTGTCGGGGTACGGCTTCGACGACTACACGCGGATCAAGCACGTGATGACGTCGCTCGACGGCTGA
- a CDS encoding Lrp/AsnC family transcriptional regulator, whose translation MHSGVVASRSADPRDSRESPRESRNGSTPHLDAVSLAIIEQLQEDGRRPYAAIGKAVGLSEAAVRQRVQKLLDQGVMQIVAVTDPLTVGFRRQAMVGIHVEGDVESVADELTVMAECEYVVMTAGSFDLMVEIVCEDDDHLLEVINRRIRAIPGVRSTESFVYLKLKKQTYMWGTR comes from the coding sequence GTGCACAGTGGCGTCGTGGCCAGTCGAAGCGCAGACCCCAGGGACTCCCGCGAGTCCCCCCGCGAATCCAGGAACGGCAGCACGCCGCACCTGGACGCGGTCTCCCTCGCCATCATCGAACAGCTCCAGGAGGACGGCCGCAGGCCGTACGCCGCCATCGGCAAGGCCGTGGGCCTCTCCGAAGCGGCCGTGCGCCAGCGCGTCCAGAAGCTGCTCGACCAGGGCGTGATGCAGATCGTCGCCGTCACGGACCCGCTCACCGTGGGCTTCCGGCGCCAGGCGATGGTCGGCATCCATGTGGAGGGCGACGTGGAGTCCGTCGCCGACGAGCTGACCGTGATGGCCGAGTGCGAGTACGTGGTCATGACCGCCGGGTCCTTCGACCTGATGGTGGAGATCGTCTGCGAGGACGACGACCACCTGCTGGAGGTCATCAACCGCCGCATCCGCGCCATCCCCGGAGTGCGCTCCACCGAGAGCTTCGTCTATCTGAAGCTCAAGAAGCAGACCTACATGTGGGGAACCCGATAG
- a CDS encoding aspartate aminotransferase family protein produces the protein MSSKDLSQTAYDHLWMHFTRMSSYENSPVPTIVRGEGTYIYDDKGKRYLDGLAGLFVVQAGHGRTELAETASKQAQELAFFPVWSYAHPKAVELAERLAHEAPGDLNKVFFTTGGGEAVETAWKLAKQYFKLTGKPTKYKVISRAVAYHGTPQGALSITGLPGLKAPFEPLVPGAHKVPNTNIYRAPLFGDDPEAFGRWAADQIEQQILFEGPDTVAAVFLEPVQNAGGCFPPPPGYFQRVREICDKYDVLLVSDEVICAFGRLGTTFACDKFGYVPDMITCAKGMTSGYSPIGACIISDRLAEPFYKGDNTFLHGYTFGGHPVSAAVGLANLDLFEREGLNQHVLDNEGAFRATLEKLHDLPIVGDVRGNGYFYGIELVKDKATKESFNEEETERVLYGFLSKALFDNGLYCRADDRGDPVVQLAPPLISNQETFDEIEQILRATLTEAWTKL, from the coding sequence GTGAGCTCCAAGGACCTCAGCCAGACCGCGTACGACCACCTGTGGATGCACTTCACCCGCATGTCCTCGTACGAGAACTCACCCGTCCCCACCATCGTCCGGGGCGAGGGCACCTACATCTACGACGACAAGGGCAAGCGCTACCTCGACGGTCTCGCGGGCCTGTTCGTGGTCCAGGCCGGCCACGGCCGCACCGAGCTCGCCGAGACCGCCTCCAAGCAGGCGCAGGAGCTGGCCTTCTTCCCGGTGTGGTCCTACGCCCACCCCAAGGCCGTCGAACTCGCCGAGCGGCTCGCGCACGAGGCTCCCGGCGACCTCAACAAGGTCTTCTTCACCACCGGCGGCGGCGAGGCGGTCGAGACCGCCTGGAAGCTCGCCAAGCAGTACTTCAAGCTCACCGGCAAGCCCACCAAGTACAAGGTCATCTCCCGCGCGGTCGCCTACCACGGCACCCCGCAGGGCGCCCTGTCCATCACCGGCCTGCCGGGCCTCAAGGCACCCTTCGAGCCGCTCGTCCCGGGCGCGCACAAGGTGCCGAACACGAACATCTACCGCGCGCCGCTCTTCGGTGACGACCCGGAGGCCTTCGGCCGCTGGGCCGCCGACCAGATCGAGCAGCAGATCCTCTTCGAGGGCCCGGACACCGTCGCCGCGGTCTTCCTGGAGCCCGTGCAGAACGCGGGCGGCTGCTTCCCGCCCCCGCCGGGTTACTTCCAGCGGGTCCGGGAGATCTGCGACAAGTACGACGTACTGCTGGTCTCCGACGAGGTCATCTGCGCCTTCGGCCGCCTGGGCACGACCTTCGCCTGCGACAAGTTCGGCTACGTCCCGGACATGATCACCTGCGCCAAGGGCATGACCTCGGGCTACTCCCCGATCGGCGCCTGCATCATCTCCGACCGCCTGGCCGAGCCGTTCTACAAGGGCGACAACACCTTCCTGCACGGCTACACCTTCGGCGGCCACCCGGTCTCCGCGGCGGTCGGCCTCGCCAACCTCGACCTGTTCGAGCGCGAGGGCCTCAACCAGCACGTGCTGGACAACGAGGGCGCCTTCCGCGCCACGCTGGAGAAGCTGCACGACCTGCCGATCGTCGGCGACGTCCGCGGAAACGGCTACTTCTACGGCATCGAACTCGTGAAGGACAAGGCCACGAAGGAGTCCTTCAACGAGGAGGAGACCGAGCGCGTCCTCTACGGCTTCCTCTCCAAGGCGCTGTTCGACAACGGCCTGTACTGCCGCGCCGACGACCGCGGCGACCCGGTCGTCCAGCTCGCCCCGCCGCTGATCTCCAACCAGGAGACCTTCGACGAGATCGAGCAGATCCTGCGCGCCACGCTCACGGAGGCGTGGACGAAGCTGTAA
- a CDS encoding ABC transporter ATP-binding protein: MEAPPDNDVLWARALHFAHHDGSPALGGVSLGVREGEILAVHGPRGSGKTTLLRCLSGQVPTQRGEVWFNSVPVHTMGPVSRERLRRDRFGWIDPEPVLVPELNVWENAALPLMLRGTSRRRAKTAALEWLERLDIGEGARKRPRELTQAQRQRVCIARALAPAPTVLFADEPTAPLHRADRAHVLRTLTTAARSHGITVVLATHDTETAALADRTLSLLDGRRVNTVHLPPMADAEGRGAACSLSV; encoded by the coding sequence ATGGAGGCCCCGCCCGACAACGATGTGCTCTGGGCCCGCGCCCTGCACTTCGCCCACCACGACGGCTCGCCCGCACTCGGCGGAGTCTCGCTCGGCGTCCGGGAGGGCGAGATCCTCGCCGTGCACGGCCCACGCGGCAGCGGCAAGACCACCCTGCTGCGCTGTCTGTCCGGCCAGGTGCCGACTCAGCGCGGCGAGGTCTGGTTCAACAGCGTGCCGGTGCACACCATGGGCCCCGTCAGCCGCGAACGGCTGCGCCGCGACCGCTTCGGCTGGATCGACCCGGAGCCGGTGCTGGTCCCCGAGCTCAACGTCTGGGAGAACGCGGCCCTGCCCCTGATGCTGCGCGGCACGAGCCGCCGGCGCGCCAAGACTGCCGCGCTGGAGTGGCTGGAGCGCCTCGACATCGGCGAGGGCGCCCGCAAGCGGCCTCGCGAGCTGACCCAGGCGCAGCGCCAGCGCGTCTGCATCGCCCGCGCGCTGGCCCCGGCGCCCACGGTGCTCTTCGCCGACGAACCGACGGCCCCGCTGCACCGCGCCGACCGCGCGCACGTCCTGCGCACGCTCACCACGGCGGCCCGCTCGCACGGCATCACGGTGGTCCTGGCCACCCACGACACGGAGACGGCGGCGCTGGCCGACCGCACGTTGTCCTTGCTGGACGGCCGCCGAGTGAACACGGTCCACCTCCCGCCGATGGCCGACGCGGAAGGCCGGGGGGCTGCGTGCTCGCTCTCCGTCTGA
- a CDS encoding VOC family protein, with protein sequence MYQQMIFVNLPVADLDASKKFFTELGYSINPQFSDENAASVVISDTIVAMLLTKSFYTTFTDKEIADATKTSEVLICLSAESRDKVDELVEKAVAAGGTASTKVQDMGFMYGRAFDDLDGHTWEVVWMDPAAIEG encoded by the coding sequence ATGTACCAGCAGATGATCTTCGTGAACCTGCCCGTCGCCGACCTCGACGCCTCGAAGAAGTTCTTCACGGAGCTGGGCTACTCGATCAACCCCCAGTTCAGCGACGAGAACGCGGCAAGTGTCGTGATCAGCGACACCATCGTGGCGATGCTCCTCACCAAGTCCTTCTACACGACCTTCACCGACAAGGAGATCGCGGACGCCACGAAGACCAGCGAGGTGCTGATCTGTCTGAGCGCCGAGAGCCGCGACAAGGTCGACGAGCTGGTGGAGAAGGCCGTCGCCGCCGGTGGCACCGCCTCGACCAAGGTGCAGGACATGGGCTTCATGTACGGCCGCGCCTTCGACGACCTCGACGGCCACACCTGGGAGGTCGTATGGATGGACCCGGCCGCGATCGAGGGCTGA
- a CDS encoding LOG family protein, which translates to MQTMPAHAAHHDDREIETLQEFDATVSARGTLAGFRIQAVDLTDRTRELLSTDTKGAIFLGCPMRENAAAKIRADGAMVFPPVPDLPFDPYRGLLYTPDELFAHLDKGYEHTPDALTYAWFQQTKADGDILASMLRSVHDDAVSDALDELLRGTRVVGVMGGHAMARGTDAYAGAARLGRELTRAGFTVATGGGPGAMEAANLGAHAAPYGDEMLTEALELLAKDPKFTPSITAWAKAAFEVRTRWPKGGGSIGIPTWFYGHEPPNPFAAHIAKYFANATREDGLLARANAGVVFLPGAAGTVQEIFDNATPNYYESRGEPTPMVLVNREHWTEKLPTWPLLQSLARERSMESRIALVDRIEEAPEALKRLGG; encoded by the coding sequence GTGCAGACGATGCCCGCCCATGCGGCCCACCACGACGACCGTGAGATCGAGACGCTCCAGGAGTTCGACGCCACCGTCTCCGCGCGCGGAACGCTCGCCGGATTCCGGATCCAGGCAGTCGATCTGACTGACCGTACGCGCGAACTGCTCAGCACGGACACGAAGGGCGCCATATTCCTCGGCTGCCCGATGCGCGAGAACGCCGCCGCGAAGATCCGCGCGGACGGGGCCATGGTCTTCCCACCGGTCCCGGACCTGCCCTTCGACCCGTACCGCGGCCTCCTCTACACCCCGGACGAGCTCTTCGCCCACCTGGACAAGGGCTACGAACACACCCCCGACGCACTCACCTACGCCTGGTTCCAGCAGACCAAGGCGGACGGCGACATACTCGCGTCGATGCTCCGCTCCGTCCATGACGACGCCGTCTCCGACGCCCTCGACGAACTCCTGCGCGGTACAAGGGTCGTGGGCGTCATGGGCGGCCACGCGATGGCCCGCGGCACGGACGCCTACGCCGGTGCCGCCCGCCTCGGCCGTGAGCTGACCCGGGCCGGTTTCACCGTCGCCACCGGCGGCGGACCCGGCGCGATGGAGGCCGCGAACCTCGGCGCGCACGCCGCCCCGTACGGGGACGAGATGCTCACCGAGGCCCTCGAACTCCTCGCGAAGGACCCGAAGTTCACCCCGTCCATCACCGCATGGGCGAAGGCGGCCTTCGAGGTCCGCACCCGTTGGCCGAAGGGCGGCGGGTCCATCGGCATCCCGACCTGGTTCTACGGCCATGAGCCGCCGAACCCCTTCGCCGCGCACATCGCCAAGTACTTCGCCAACGCCACTCGCGAGGACGGCCTGCTGGCCCGCGCCAACGCCGGTGTGGTCTTCCTGCCGGGCGCCGCCGGGACCGTACAGGAGATCTTCGACAACGCGACGCCGAACTACTACGAGTCGCGCGGCGAGCCCACGCCGATGGTGCTGGTGAACCGGGAGCACTGGACGGAGAAGCTGCCGACCTGGCCGCTGCTCCAGTCGCTCGCGCGGGAGCGGTCCATGGAGTCCCGTATCGCCCTTGTCGACCGGATCGAGGAGGCTCCGGAGGCGCTGAAACGTCTCGGCGGTTAA
- a CDS encoding LAETG motif-containing sortase-dependent surface protein encodes MSALPISRRTVARSARVLGLASASAALVLGVGGNALACNINEFSAEAKCDGDNGVITVTDVDPTGVPATVTVYLQNNGADLKKVGEQVVEGSREGVTITFAENWKPDAEYRIHVKAGNQVDEDIKPNLTTPSTACKKQDTPAPSDSPTPTPSDDASTPADDESPAPSPSEAGTTPPADTSSNAPSPAGESNLAETGADSNTPLIAGIAVALVAIGGGAVFFGLRKRSSR; translated from the coding sequence CTGTCCGCTTTGCCGATATCCCGCCGTACCGTCGCCCGTTCCGCGCGCGTGCTCGGTCTCGCCTCCGCCTCGGCCGCACTCGTGCTCGGTGTCGGCGGCAACGCCCTCGCGTGCAACATCAACGAGTTCTCCGCCGAGGCCAAGTGCGACGGTGACAACGGTGTCATCACCGTCACCGACGTCGACCCCACCGGCGTTCCGGCCACGGTCACCGTGTACCTCCAGAACAACGGCGCCGATCTGAAGAAGGTCGGCGAGCAGGTGGTCGAGGGCTCGCGCGAGGGTGTCACCATCACCTTCGCCGAGAACTGGAAGCCGGACGCGGAGTACCGCATCCACGTCAAGGCCGGCAACCAGGTCGACGAGGACATCAAGCCGAACCTGACGACCCCGTCCACCGCCTGCAAGAAGCAGGACACCCCGGCCCCGTCGGACAGCCCCACCCCGACCCCGTCGGACGACGCCTCCACCCCGGCCGACGATGAGTCCCCGGCGCCCTCTCCCTCCGAGGCCGGGACCACCCCTCCCGCGGACACCTCCAGCAACGCCCCGTCCCCGGCCGGTGAGTCCAACCTCGCCGAGACCGGTGCCGACTCCAACACCCCGCTGATCGCGGGCATCGCGGTCGCCCTGGTCGCGATCGGCGGCGGCGCGGTCTTCTTCGGCCTGCGCAAGCGCAGCTCGCGCTGA
- a CDS encoding ABC transporter ATP-binding protein: MLLSLENATVRFGGRAVLDSVDLSVAEHEVVCVLGPSGSGKSTLLRAVAGLQPLDAGRVTLDGNDQNGIPAHRRGVGLMFQDHQLFPQRDVGGNVAFGLRMHGASKAEQADRVRELLDLVGLPGADRRAVASLSGGEQQRVALARALAPRPRLLMLDEPLGQLDRSLRERLVVELRELFSELGTTVLAVTHDQGEAFALADRVVVMRDGRIAQTGTPLEVWQRPADEFVARFLGFDNVVPATVAGQVAATAWGKLPVPDDTPEGNRTLLVRPAGVRLVAADQGLRCSVAARTFKGTHVAVHLQPEDAPRLEAACALRAAPDVGDEVGVEFDVAEIVVMGVPQ; encoded by the coding sequence ATGCTGCTGAGCCTGGAGAACGCGACCGTGCGGTTCGGCGGGCGGGCCGTGCTCGACTCGGTCGACCTGTCGGTGGCCGAGCACGAGGTGGTGTGCGTCCTCGGGCCGAGCGGCAGCGGCAAGTCGACGCTGTTGCGGGCGGTCGCGGGCCTTCAGCCGCTGGACGCGGGGCGGGTGACACTCGACGGGAACGACCAGAACGGCATTCCCGCGCATCGGCGGGGAGTTGGGCTGATGTTCCAGGATCATCAGCTCTTCCCCCAGCGGGACGTGGGCGGCAATGTCGCCTTCGGGCTGCGGATGCATGGGGCGTCGAAGGCGGAACAGGCCGACCGGGTGCGCGAGTTGCTCGACCTCGTCGGTCTTCCCGGTGCCGACCGCCGGGCCGTGGCCTCGCTCTCCGGCGGGGAGCAGCAGCGCGTGGCGCTCGCGCGGGCGCTGGCGCCCCGGCCGCGGCTGCTGATGCTCGACGAGCCGCTCGGGCAGCTCGACCGCTCGCTGCGGGAGCGGCTTGTGGTGGAACTGCGGGAGCTGTTCAGCGAGTTGGGTACGACCGTGCTCGCGGTCACGCACGACCAGGGCGAGGCCTTCGCGCTCGCCGACCGGGTCGTGGTGATGCGGGACGGGCGGATCGCCCAGACGGGCACGCCACTTGAGGTCTGGCAGCGGCCGGCGGACGAGTTCGTCGCGCGCTTTCTCGGCTTCGACAATGTGGTTCCGGCGACGGTTGCCGGGCAGGTCGCCGCCACTGCCTGGGGCAAGCTTCCGGTGCCTGACGACACGCCTGAGGGCAACCGTACGCTGCTCGTCCGGCCCGCGGGGGTGCGGTTGGTCGCCGCCGACCAGGGGCTGCGTTGTTCTGTGGCCGCCCGTACCTTCAAGGGCACCCATGTCGCCGTACATCTTCAGCCTGAGGATGCGCCTCGGCTGGAGGCCGCGTGTGCGCTCCGCGCGGCGCCGGATGTGGGGGACGAGGTGGGGGTGGAGTTCGATGTGGCCGAAATTGTGGTGATGGGAGTGCCGCAGTAG